In Halobaculum magnesiiphilum, the following proteins share a genomic window:
- a CDS encoding 50S ribosomal protein L31e, translating into MSANDFEERVVTVPLREAKQAPAQERGDRAMSLVREHLAKHFSVDEGDVRLDPAVNETVWERGRQKPPSSVRLRAARFDEDGDIVVEAEPA; encoded by the coding sequence ATGAGCGCCAACGACTTCGAGGAGCGCGTCGTCACGGTCCCGCTCCGCGAGGCGAAGCAGGCGCCGGCCCAGGAGCGCGGCGACCGGGCGATGTCGCTCGTCCGCGAGCACCTGGCGAAACACTTCTCGGTCGACGAGGGCGACGTCCGCCTCGACCCCGCGGTCAACGAGACCGTCTGGGAGCGCGGGCGCCAGAAGCCGCCGAGTTCGGTACGCCTGCGCGCGGCCCGCTTCGACGAGGACGGCGACATCGTCGTCGAGGCGGAGCCGGCCTAA
- a CDS encoding CPBP family intramembrane glutamic endopeptidase — MTGVVDAVRSAVWNAAERRPRAPIRLAAALVVIVVALVAGGVAAGVLGLPVPLSTVLPMLAVAGATLLAARYVDIRTVADLGLRREPGWLADLGAGLALGVALQTVVAGVGLAAGWFRVADTLVGTAAGFGSVLLVFLVVGFYEELVSRGLLLVNVAEGLRFAGERVAVGGALAVSAAVFGLLHAANPGASLASTVGITLAGAFLGVGFVLTGRLSFPVGVHVSWNAAQGLLYGFPVSGLGIDAAVVDLESTGPALVTGGSFGPEAGLLGVGAIVLGIAATVAWVRYREGDGRGIGVGLDPRIGSPTLRWRTERNREEGSK, encoded by the coding sequence ATGACCGGGGTCGTCGACGCCGTCCGGTCGGCCGTCTGGAACGCCGCCGAGCGCCGCCCGCGCGCGCCGATCCGACTCGCGGCCGCCCTCGTCGTGATCGTCGTCGCGCTCGTCGCCGGCGGGGTCGCCGCCGGCGTCCTCGGCCTTCCGGTCCCGCTGTCGACCGTCCTTCCGATGCTCGCGGTGGCAGGGGCGACGCTGCTGGCGGCTCGGTACGTCGATATCCGCACGGTCGCCGATCTGGGACTGCGCCGCGAGCCCGGCTGGCTCGCGGACCTGGGCGCCGGGCTCGCGCTCGGGGTCGCACTCCAGACGGTCGTCGCCGGCGTCGGTCTCGCCGCCGGGTGGTTCCGCGTCGCCGACACGCTCGTCGGCACCGCGGCCGGCTTCGGCTCCGTCCTCCTGGTGTTCCTCGTCGTGGGCTTCTACGAGGAGCTCGTCTCCCGCGGGCTCCTGCTGGTCAACGTCGCCGAGGGACTCCGCTTCGCGGGCGAGCGCGTGGCCGTCGGGGGCGCGTTGGCCGTCTCGGCGGCCGTCTTCGGCCTGCTGCACGCGGCCAACCCGGGCGCCTCACTCGCCTCGACCGTCGGGATCACCCTCGCGGGGGCGTTCCTCGGCGTCGGGTTCGTGCTCACCGGGCGGCTGTCGTTCCCGGTGGGCGTCCACGTCTCCTGGAACGCCGCGCAGGGGTTGCTGTACGGCTTCCCCGTCAGCGGGCTCGGCATCGACGCCGCCGTCGTCGACCTCGAATCGACCGGGCCGGCGCTCGTGACCGGGGGGTCGTTCGGCCCCGAGGCGGGACTGCTCGGGGTGGGCGCGATCGTGCTCGGGATCGCCGCGACGGTCGCGTGGGTGCGCTACCGCGAGGGCGACGGGCGCGGGATCGGCGTCGGCCTAGACCCGCGGATCGGGTCGCCGACGCTGCGGTGGCGAACGGAGAGGAATCGGGAGGAAGGCTCGAAGTGA
- the rpl18a gene encoding 50S ribosomal protein L18Ae, with the protein MSQFTVSGEFQTRDGMQAFTRSLDAVNENVAREHVLSKFGAEHNLNRTQIEIGEVVAE; encoded by the coding sequence ATGAGCCAGTTCACTGTTAGCGGCGAGTTCCAGACCCGAGACGGGATGCAGGCGTTCACCCGCTCGCTCGACGCGGTCAACGAGAACGTGGCGCGCGAGCACGTCCTCTCGAAGTTCGGCGCCGAGCACAACCTGAACCGCACCCAGATCGAGATCGGCGAGGTGGTCGCCGAATGA
- a CDS encoding 50S ribosomal protein L39e, whose product MTKKSKAKKKRLAKLERQNSRVPAWVMMKTDMEVTRNPKRRHWRRSDTDE is encoded by the coding sequence ATGACCAAGAAATCCAAGGCCAAGAAGAAGCGCCTTGCCAAGCTGGAGCGGCAGAACAGCCGCGTTCCGGCGTGGGTGATGATGAAGACCGACATGGAAGTGACCCGCAACCCGAAGCGACGCCACTGGCGGCGCTCGGACACCGACGAGTAA
- a CDS encoding THUMP domain-containing protein, whose translation MEFVGDEDRFAALEAGVAAATGIERVAPGLAVADAVDPERVRGLAYTRRALDLLGRTDADPRSARAVVEAASIGREGTVAVRARALRDSPAVSTSEVERECGSALVVRGFDVDLDDPDHTLRVLFADDTCLVGWVVAESVRDFSARRPTDRPFFQPGSMAPMDARAYANLAGAGPGTRLVDPMCGTGGVLIEAGLVGSDVVGNDAQAKMVRGARENLAHYLDGAGSPAAPATLGPSPGGFDVIRGDATALALRDDAADGVVFDAPYGRQSKIARHSLDDLVGDALAEAARVAPRGVLVADRSWRDAAVDAGWRVTDSFRRRVHRSLVRHVHVLDRA comes from the coding sequence TTGGAGTTCGTCGGCGACGAGGACCGGTTCGCGGCGCTGGAGGCGGGGGTCGCCGCCGCGACCGGGATCGAACGCGTCGCCCCGGGACTGGCGGTCGCCGACGCGGTCGACCCCGAGCGCGTGCGCGGGCTGGCGTACACCAGACGTGCGCTCGACCTGCTCGGGCGGACGGACGCCGACCCGCGAAGCGCCCGCGCGGTCGTCGAGGCCGCGAGCATCGGGCGGGAGGGCACGGTCGCCGTTCGCGCGCGCGCGCTCCGCGACAGCCCCGCCGTCTCGACGAGCGAGGTCGAACGCGAGTGCGGGAGCGCGCTCGTCGTGCGCGGCTTCGACGTTGACCTCGACGATCCCGACCACACCCTCCGCGTGCTGTTCGCCGACGATACCTGTCTGGTCGGGTGGGTCGTCGCCGAGTCCGTCCGCGACTTCTCCGCACGCCGGCCCACGGATCGGCCGTTCTTCCAGCCGGGAAGCATGGCGCCGATGGACGCCCGCGCGTACGCGAACCTCGCGGGGGCGGGCCCCGGAACCCGGCTCGTCGACCCGATGTGCGGGACCGGCGGCGTGCTCATCGAGGCGGGGCTCGTCGGCAGCGACGTCGTCGGCAACGACGCCCAGGCGAAGATGGTCCGCGGCGCCCGCGAGAACCTCGCGCACTACCTCGACGGGGCAGGGTCGCCCGCGGCGCCCGCGACGCTCGGCCCTTCGCCCGGCGGGTTCGACGTGATCCGAGGCGACGCCACCGCGCTCGCACTTCGCGACGACGCCGCCGACGGGGTCGTGTTCGACGCGCCCTACGGTCGCCAGTCGAAGATCGCGCGCCACAGCCTCGACGACCTCGTCGGCGACGCGCTCGCGGAGGCGGCACGGGTCGCGCCGCGGGGCGTGCTGGTCGCGGACCGGTCATGGCGCGATGCCGCAGTCGACGCCGGCTGGCGCGTCACCGACTCCTTCCGGCGGCGGGTCCACCGCAGTCTCGTCCGACACGTGCACGTGCTGGACCGGGCGTAG
- a CDS encoding amidohydrolase — MTDTLAVTDGRVLTPEFDVVRADVLIDADAGEILEVAPDLAGDADRTLDATDSLVMPGLVNAHGHATMTLLRGYADDKNLEDWLQEDIWPAEAELTPADVGVGTRLAAVELIRSGTTAFADMYFHVGEVVEAVREAGLRARVGHGVVTVGKDEPAAREDFAESVAVAEEYDGAADGRVRTAVMPHAPHTVGTEYFEEFVPRVREAGVPLHFHLNETETYIEEIDAEAGVRPTEYAADLGLLAEDTFVAHGVHLDDDEIETLAERDTSVVHCPASNMKLASGMAPVQDMLDAGVTVALGTDGAASNNDLDLFDELRDAAMIGKLAADDAAAVDAETAVRMATAGGAEALGFDSGRIEAGANADLAVVDLESVHLTPEHDLVSHLAYATRGSDVRHTVCDGEVLMRDREVLAFDENDVRERAQEHAEALVARAEE, encoded by the coding sequence ATGACCGACACACTCGCCGTCACCGACGGGCGCGTCCTCACGCCCGAGTTCGACGTGGTCCGCGCGGACGTGCTCATCGACGCCGACGCGGGCGAGATCCTCGAGGTGGCCCCCGACCTCGCGGGCGACGCCGACCGGACGCTCGACGCGACGGACTCGCTCGTGATGCCCGGGCTCGTGAACGCCCACGGCCACGCGACGATGACGCTCCTGCGCGGCTACGCCGACGACAAGAACCTCGAGGACTGGCTGCAGGAGGACATCTGGCCCGCGGAGGCGGAGTTGACGCCCGCGGACGTAGGCGTGGGTACCCGGCTGGCGGCCGTCGAGCTGATCCGGAGCGGCACCACCGCGTTCGCGGACATGTACTTCCACGTCGGCGAGGTCGTCGAGGCGGTCCGCGAGGCCGGCCTCCGCGCCCGCGTCGGCCACGGCGTCGTCACCGTCGGTAAGGACGAGCCGGCCGCGCGCGAGGACTTCGCCGAGTCGGTCGCCGTCGCCGAGGAGTACGACGGCGCCGCCGACGGCCGGGTCCGGACGGCGGTGATGCCCCACGCGCCCCACACCGTCGGCACCGAGTACTTCGAGGAGTTCGTCCCGAGGGTCCGCGAGGCGGGCGTCCCGCTGCATTTCCACCTGAACGAGACCGAAACGTACATCGAGGAGATCGATGCCGAGGCGGGCGTCCGGCCGACCGAGTACGCCGCCGATCTCGGCCTGCTCGCCGAGGACACCTTCGTCGCCCACGGCGTCCACCTCGACGACGACGAGATCGAGACGCTCGCCGAGCGCGACACCAGCGTCGTCCACTGCCCGGCCTCGAACATGAAGCTCGCCTCCGGGATGGCGCCCGTCCAGGACATGCTCGACGCGGGCGTGACCGTCGCGCTCGGCACCGACGGCGCGGCCTCGAACAACGACCTCGACCTCTTCGACGAGCTGCGCGACGCCGCGATGATCGGCAAGCTCGCCGCGGACGACGCCGCCGCGGTCGACGCCGAGACCGCCGTGCGGATGGCGACCGCGGGCGGCGCCGAGGCGCTCGGGTTCGACTCCGGGCGGATCGAGGCGGGCGCGAACGCCGACCTCGCGGTGGTCGACCTCGAATCGGTCCACCTCACGCCCGAACACGACCTCGTCTCGCACCTCGCGTACGCCACCCGCGGCAGCGACGTTCGGCACACGGTGTGTGACGGCGAGGTGTTGATGCGCGACCGCGAGGTGCTCGCCTTCGACGAGAACGACGTGCGCGAGCGGGCTCAGGAGCACGCGGAGGCGCTCGTCGCGCGCGCCGAGGAGTAA
- a CDS encoding adenosylhomocysteinase, with product MSTQSYAPVTDHLDDPDSAREEGRRKMDWALQHMPILNHLREEFTDTNPFAGQTIGMAMHVEAKTANLVELLADGGAEVAITGCNPLSTHDDVSAALDAHENITSYAVRGVGDEDYYAAIESVIAHEPTITVDDGMDMVAAIHEDYPELIDSIVGGAEETTTGVHRLRAMDADGELHYPVFAVNDTPMKRLFDNVHGTGESSLATIAMTTNLSFAGKDVVVAGFGYCGKGVAKKAAGQNANVIVCEVDSRKALEAHMEGYDVLPMAEAAKEGDVFVTTTGNRDVITEEHFRVMQDGVLLANAGHFDVEINLDELDDLAVDRYEARDGVEAYEMADGRRLNVLAEGRLVNLAAPLALGHPVEVMDQSFGVQAVCVRELVENGDAYDAGVHEVPDDLDREVAEVKLAAEGVAFDDLSDEQREYMGSWQHGT from the coding sequence ATGAGTACACAGTCGTACGCACCCGTCACGGACCACCTCGACGACCCCGACTCCGCACGCGAGGAGGGCCGCCGCAAGATGGACTGGGCGCTCCAGCACATGCCCATCCTGAACCACCTCCGCGAGGAGTTCACCGACACGAACCCCTTCGCCGGCCAGACGATCGGCATGGCGATGCACGTCGAGGCGAAGACCGCGAACCTCGTCGAGCTGCTCGCCGACGGCGGCGCGGAGGTCGCCATCACCGGCTGCAACCCGCTCTCCACCCACGACGACGTGAGCGCGGCGCTGGACGCCCACGAGAACATCACCTCCTACGCCGTCCGCGGCGTCGGCGACGAGGACTACTACGCCGCCATCGAGTCCGTCATCGCCCACGAGCCGACGATCACGGTGGACGACGGGATGGACATGGTCGCGGCCATCCACGAGGACTACCCCGAGCTCATCGACTCCATCGTCGGCGGCGCCGAGGAGACCACCACCGGCGTCCACCGCCTGCGCGCGATGGACGCAGACGGCGAGCTTCACTACCCCGTCTTCGCCGTCAACGACACGCCGATGAAGCGCCTGTTCGACAACGTCCACGGCACCGGCGAGTCGTCGCTCGCGACCATCGCGATGACGACGAACCTCTCCTTTGCCGGCAAGGACGTCGTCGTCGCCGGCTTCGGGTACTGCGGCAAGGGCGTCGCGAAGAAGGCCGCCGGCCAGAACGCGAACGTCATCGTCTGCGAGGTCGACTCCCGGAAGGCCCTCGAAGCCCACATGGAGGGCTACGACGTGCTGCCGATGGCGGAGGCCGCCAAGGAGGGCGACGTGTTCGTCACGACGACGGGCAACCGCGACGTGATCACCGAGGAGCACTTCCGGGTCATGCAGGACGGCGTCCTCCTCGCCAACGCCGGCCACTTCGACGTGGAGATCAACCTAGACGAGCTCGACGACCTCGCGGTCGACCGCTACGAGGCCCGCGACGGCGTCGAGGCCTACGAGATGGCCGACGGCCGCCGGCTGAACGTGCTCGCGGAGGGCCGCCTCGTCAACCTCGCGGCGCCCCTCGCGCTCGGCCACCCGGTCGAGGTCATGGACCAGTCGTTCGGCGTGCAGGCCGTCTGCGTGCGCGAACTCGTCGAGAACGGCGACGCCTACGACGCCGGCGTCCACGAGGTGCCCGACGACCTCGACCGCGAGGTCGCCGAGGTGAAGCTCGCGGCCGAGGGCGTCGCGTTCGACGACCTCAGCGACGAGCAGCGCGAGTACATGGGCTCGTGGCAGCACGGGACCTGA
- a CDS encoding translation initiation factor IF-6 — protein MLRVSFAGSSYVGVYAHAASDCLVVRPDVEDDLADRLESEFGVEVLTTTVGGSGTVGSLVAGNENGTLVSRQATDREIDAIREATGDPVERLPGKLNAAGNVVLANDYGAYVHPDLTDEAVDVVADVLDVPTKRGSLGGVNTVGTAAVANNTGVLCHPHSEEPELEALEEHLDVYADLGTVNYGAPLVGSGLLANDDGYAVGEDTTGPELGRIDDTLGFIE, from the coding sequence GTGCTTCGGGTTTCGTTCGCCGGGTCGTCGTACGTCGGAGTCTACGCGCACGCCGCCAGCGACTGCCTCGTCGTGCGGCCCGACGTCGAGGACGACCTCGCCGACCGGCTCGAAAGCGAGTTCGGCGTCGAGGTCCTGACCACGACGGTCGGCGGTTCCGGCACGGTGGGCTCGCTGGTCGCGGGCAACGAGAACGGAACGCTCGTGTCCCGACAGGCGACCGACCGCGAGATCGACGCGATCCGCGAGGCGACCGGCGACCCAGTCGAACGCCTCCCCGGGAAGCTGAACGCCGCAGGCAACGTCGTGCTCGCGAACGACTACGGCGCGTACGTCCACCCCGATCTCACAGACGAGGCGGTCGACGTGGTCGCCGACGTGCTCGACGTGCCGACGAAGCGCGGCTCGCTCGGCGGCGTCAACACCGTCGGCACCGCCGCGGTCGCCAACAACACCGGCGTCCTCTGTCACCCGCACAGCGAGGAGCCGGAGCTGGAGGCGCTGGAGGAGCACCTCGACGTGTACGCCGACCTGGGCACCGTCAACTACGGCGCCCCGCTGGTCGGCTCGGGGCTGCTCGCCAACGACGACGGGTACGCCGTCGGCGAGGACACGACGGGGCCCGAGTTGGGTCGGATCGACGACACGCTCGGGTTCATCGAGTAG
- the pfdA gene encoding prefoldin subunit alpha, which produces MSLGGGGGPGQQQMQQISQEIQAIEAEIEELEEEIDDLRQEQRDIDDAIDAVGQIETGSTVQVPLGGGAYVRAEVQDLDEIVVSLGGDYAAELEEGDAVEALEGRKDALDDQIDTVSDEKADLEAESQQLEQQAQQMQQQMQQQQMQQMQQMADEDDGDE; this is translated from the coding sequence ATGAGCCTCGGTGGTGGCGGCGGTCCCGGCCAGCAGCAGATGCAGCAGATCTCCCAGGAGATCCAGGCGATCGAGGCGGAGATCGAGGAGCTGGAGGAGGAGATCGACGACCTCCGGCAGGAGCAGCGCGACATCGACGACGCCATCGACGCCGTCGGCCAGATCGAAACCGGCTCGACGGTTCAGGTGCCGCTGGGCGGCGGCGCGTACGTCCGCGCCGAGGTCCAGGACCTCGACGAGATCGTCGTGAGCCTCGGCGGCGACTACGCCGCCGAACTGGAGGAGGGCGACGCCGTGGAGGCCCTCGAGGGGCGCAAGGACGCACTCGACGACCAGATCGACACCGTCAGCGACGAGAAGGCCGACCTCGAGGCCGAGAGCCAGCAGCTCGAACAGCAGGCCCAGCAGATGCAACAGCAGATGCAGCAACAGCAGATGCAGCAGATGCAGCAGATGGCCGACGAGGACGACGGGGACGAGTAA
- a CDS encoding DUF7473 family protein has product MLLQQSSLGVLAGFLLIAVLSTLLANTAAYFVLGDEAELRQAVPPGVAMALVGLSAAVLPTAGVIAIALVVDFVVVRLAYGLDRRGTAMITAMHYALTVLAAIGIQQILAIYQTAPG; this is encoded by the coding sequence GTGCTGCTGCAACAGTCCTCGCTCGGCGTCCTCGCCGGGTTCCTCCTCATCGCGGTGCTGTCGACGCTGTTGGCGAACACGGCCGCCTACTTCGTCCTCGGCGACGAGGCCGAGCTCAGGCAGGCGGTCCCGCCGGGCGTCGCGATGGCGCTCGTCGGCCTGTCGGCGGCCGTGTTGCCGACGGCCGGCGTCATCGCCATCGCGCTCGTCGTCGACTTCGTCGTCGTGCGCCTCGCGTACGGGCTGGACCGTCGCGGCACCGCGATGATCACCGCGATGCACTACGCGTTGACCGTCCTGGCGGCCATCGGGATCCAACAGATCCTCGCGATCTACCAGACTGCTCCCGGATGA
- a CDS encoding nucleoside recognition protein, producing MGSVGVVLLADSVTVLADPVPVLADLLPLVADALARVARIAVLIAVGVFLANVAVEFGLVERIAGFSRYLTGPANLPDEAGTAIVTTAASTTAGYGMLADFRESGRLSDRATMVAVVINTFFGFVQHLFTFYVPVVIPILGRETGVLYVGTRGAIALGITLTGVLAGALLLRGEAGSRPESDPEPDTETLREATDGGTAEGGADDGEAADGGASGEAADGEADRPADATPGETDEGASMRERAESAADSTWSTLRRIVPRLAFVYVLVTVLVARVDLRALSEVAGPLAEVAGLPAAVVPAILVFVFDTTAGVAAFAPLIGSTLTPEQAVAGMLIGGIVSFAFSTFKRSIPFQYGIWGPEFGSKVIAVNTGLKIAFISVALAVFLL from the coding sequence ATGGGCTCCGTCGGCGTCGTGCTCCTCGCGGATTCCGTCACGGTTCTCGCGGATCCCGTCCCGGTCCTCGCGGATCTCCTCCCGCTCGTCGCCGACGCGCTGGCCCGCGTCGCCCGCATCGCGGTCCTCATCGCCGTCGGCGTGTTCCTCGCGAACGTCGCCGTCGAGTTCGGCCTCGTCGAGCGGATCGCCGGCTTCTCGCGATATCTCACCGGACCGGCGAACCTCCCGGACGAGGCCGGCACCGCGATCGTCACGACCGCGGCGTCGACGACGGCGGGGTACGGCATGCTCGCGGACTTCCGCGAGTCCGGTCGGCTGTCGGACCGGGCGACGATGGTCGCCGTCGTCATCAACACGTTCTTCGGCTTCGTGCAGCACCTGTTCACGTTCTACGTCCCCGTCGTCATCCCGATCCTCGGCCGCGAGACGGGCGTGCTGTACGTCGGCACGCGCGGCGCCATCGCGCTCGGGATCACCCTGACGGGCGTGCTCGCCGGCGCGCTCCTCCTGCGCGGGGAGGCGGGGAGCCGACCGGAATCGGACCCGGAGCCGGACACCGAGACGCTCCGGGAGGCGACCGACGGCGGGACGGCAGAGGGCGGGGCGGACGACGGCGAGGCGGCAGACGGCGGGGCGTCCGGCGAGGCGGCGGATGGGGAAGCGGACCGACCGGCGGACGCGACGCCCGGCGAAACGGACGAGGGGGCGTCGATGCGCGAGCGGGCCGAGTCGGCGGCCGACTCGACGTGGTCGACGCTCCGGCGGATCGTCCCGCGGCTCGCGTTCGTGTACGTGCTCGTCACGGTGCTGGTCGCCCGCGTCGACCTCCGGGCGCTCTCGGAGGTCGCGGGGCCGCTGGCGGAGGTGGCCGGGCTCCCGGCGGCGGTCGTCCCCGCGATCCTCGTGTTCGTCTTCGACACGACCGCGGGCGTGGCGGCGTTCGCGCCGCTGATCGGGTCGACGCTGACGCCCGAGCAGGCCGTCGCCGGGATGTTGATCGGCGGGATCGTCTCCTTCGCGTTCTCGACGTTCAAGCGGTCGATCCCGTTCCAGTACGGGATCTGGGGCCCCGAGTTCGGCTCGAAGGTGATCGCGGTGAACACCGGGCTGAAGATCGCGTTCATCTCGGTCGCGCTGGCGGTGTTCCTGCTGTGA
- a CDS encoding TATA-box-binding protein yields MPDPTKSINIENVVASTGIEQELDLQTVAMDLEGADYDPEQFPGLVYRTTDPKSAALIFRSGKIVCTGAKSTDAVHEALHMVFDELRALDIPIEEDPEITVQNIVTSADLGKDLNLNAIAIGLGLENIEYEPEQFPGLVYRIDEPDVVALLFGSGKLVITGGTEPADAEAAVRVISDRLSELGLLG; encoded by the coding sequence ATGCCTGATCCCACGAAGTCGATCAACATCGAGAACGTCGTCGCGTCGACGGGGATCGAGCAGGAGTTGGACCTCCAGACGGTCGCCATGGATCTCGAGGGGGCTGACTACGACCCCGAGCAGTTTCCCGGGCTGGTGTACCGGACGACCGACCCGAAGAGCGCCGCGCTCATCTTCCGCTCGGGCAAGATCGTCTGCACTGGCGCCAAGAGCACCGACGCCGTCCACGAGGCGCTCCACATGGTGTTCGACGAGCTGCGCGCGCTGGATATCCCGATCGAGGAGGACCCCGAGATCACCGTCCAGAACATCGTCACCTCCGCAGATCTGGGGAAGGATCTGAACCTGAACGCGATCGCGATCGGGCTCGGCCTGGAGAACATCGAGTACGAGCCCGAGCAGTTCCCCGGCCTCGTCTACCGCATCGACGAGCCCGACGTCGTGGCCCTGTTGTTCGGCTCCGGCAAGCTCGTCATCACCGGCGGGACGGAGCCCGCCGACGCCGAGGCGGCCGTTCGGGTCATTTCCGACCGGCTCTCGGAGCTGGGGCTGCTCGGGTAG
- the ftsY gene encoding signal recognition particle-docking protein FtsY: MFDGLKDKLSSFREDAAEEVEEKAEEADAEAAEVDAAADIDADATAEAAPDEAASTDPAEGEPADDESAGPGRLKRAAAFATGKVIIEEEDLEEPLQDLELALLSSDVEMSVADRILETVREKMLGETRAQVQTTDQLVTEALHDALLDVISVGQFDFEERIAEADKPVTVVFTGVNGVGKTTTIAKLSEWLDERGYSSVLANGDTYRAGANEQIREHAEALDRKLIAHEQGGDPAAVIYDGVEYAEANDIDVVLGDTAGRLHTSNDLMAQLEKIDRVVDPDMTLFVDEAVAGQDAVKRAQEFDDAAAIDGSVLTKADADSSGGAAISIAYVTGKPILFLGVGQGYDDLRRFDPEELVDELLAEE; this comes from the coding sequence ATGTTCGACGGCCTGAAGGACAAGCTCTCCTCGTTCCGCGAGGACGCCGCCGAGGAAGTCGAGGAGAAGGCCGAGGAGGCCGACGCCGAAGCCGCCGAGGTCGACGCCGCGGCGGACATCGACGCGGACGCGACCGCCGAGGCGGCCCCCGACGAGGCAGCCTCGACCGACCCCGCCGAGGGCGAGCCGGCCGACGACGAGTCCGCCGGCCCCGGGCGCCTCAAGCGCGCGGCGGCGTTCGCGACCGGGAAGGTCATCATCGAGGAGGAGGACCTCGAGGAGCCCCTTCAGGACCTGGAACTCGCGCTGTTGTCCAGCGACGTGGAGATGAGCGTCGCCGACCGCATCCTCGAGACCGTCCGCGAGAAGATGCTCGGCGAGACGCGCGCGCAGGTGCAGACGACCGACCAGCTCGTCACCGAGGCGCTCCACGACGCGCTGCTGGACGTGATCAGCGTCGGGCAGTTCGACTTCGAGGAGCGGATCGCCGAGGCGGACAAGCCCGTCACGGTCGTGTTCACCGGCGTCAACGGCGTCGGGAAGACCACGACCATCGCGAAGCTCTCCGAGTGGCTCGACGAGCGCGGCTACTCGTCGGTGCTGGCGAACGGCGACACCTACCGCGCGGGCGCGAACGAGCAGATCCGCGAGCACGCCGAGGCGCTCGACCGGAAGCTCATCGCCCACGAGCAGGGCGGCGACCCGGCGGCCGTCATCTACGACGGCGTCGAGTACGCCGAGGCCAACGACATCGACGTGGTGCTCGGCGACACCGCCGGCCGCCTCCACACCAGCAACGACCTGATGGCGCAACTGGAGAAGATCGACCGCGTCGTGGACCCCGACATGACGCTGTTCGTCGACGAGGCGGTCGCCGGCCAGGACGCCGTCAAGCGCGCCCAGGAGTTCGACGACGCCGCGGCGATCGACGGCTCGGTCCTCACGAAGGCCGACGCCGACTCCTCCGGCGGCGCCGCCATCTCCATCGCGTACGTCACGGGCAAGCCGATCCTCTTCCTCGGCGTCGGGCAGGGGTACGACGACCTGCGGCGGTTCGACCCCGAAGAACTGGTCGACGAACTGCTCGCCGAGGAGTAG
- a CDS encoding nuclear transport factor 2 family protein, whose product MASTAARTNLEIVQEMYSAFNDGDVETVLGHMDPDIEWTEPEGSRYAGTYRGPDAITEHVFAPVMEDMEPFAAVPERYVDGGDTIVVLGTDRGTVRSSGESLEAPFAHVCDFRDGRLVKFVDYTDTAAWQQAIGA is encoded by the coding sequence ATGGCGAGCACAGCGGCCAGAACCAACCTGGAGATCGTCCAGGAGATGTACAGCGCGTTCAACGACGGCGACGTGGAGACGGTGCTCGGGCACATGGACCCGGACATCGAGTGGACCGAACCCGAAGGCTCGCGGTACGCCGGCACCTATCGCGGCCCCGACGCGATCACGGAGCACGTGTTCGCGCCGGTAATGGAGGACATGGAACCGTTCGCGGCCGTCCCGGAGCGGTACGTCGACGGCGGCGACACGATCGTCGTCCTCGGCACCGACCGCGGGACGGTCCGCTCGTCGGGCGAGTCGCTCGAAGCGCCGTTCGCACACGTGTGTGACTTCCGGGACGGGCGGCTGGTCAAGTTCGTCGACTACACCGACACCGCCGCCTGGCAACAGGCGATCGGCGCGTAG